One region of Vigna angularis cultivar LongXiaoDou No.4 chromosome 10, ASM1680809v1, whole genome shotgun sequence genomic DNA includes:
- the LOC108335282 gene encoding acyl-CoA-binding domain-containing protein 3 isoform X2 has protein sequence MEFLMWEIAFAIVLSLLLPSVFLKLLSVTPNFEAHEKVGVIGCGHDHGVKSDSKICETDEVVQIVGKIDEFGDKSILGKIRVPKIVDVDRGSPKIRNSKTIDEESSVYNEIELVNLAEDHVVDGSNKVVVNISEIEVELVEYDSSRVLNAEKVEILQFENNYNEIDESGRNEDIGENKDLWEDEDDWEEIERTELEKRFGAAVVFVESRSNDNSLSDEVKMKLHGYYRIATQGPCHEPQPLTLKFSSARAKWIAWRQLGIMSPEQAMEQYISLLSESIPYWIAEYPSVMDNAEPASEEIHASAKLPS, from the exons ATGGAGTTTCTTATGTGGGAGATTGCCTTTGCCATAGTTCTTTCTCTTCTGCTTCCATCGGTTTTCCTCAAACTTCTCTCCGTTACCCCAAACTTCGAAGCTCATGAGAAAGTGGGTGTTATTGGGTGTGGTCATGATCATGGAGTTAAATCTGATTCTAAGATCTGCGAAACGGATGAAGTTGTTCAAATTGTGGGGAAAATTGATGAATTCGGAGACAAGTCCATACTGGGAAAAATAAGAGTCCCAAAAATTGTGGATGTGGATCGTGGATCGCCCAAGATACGCAATTCAAAGACGATTGATGAGGAGAGTAGTGTTTACAATGAAATTGAACTTGTGAATTTGGCTGAGGACCATGTTGTGGATGGGAGCAATAAAGTGGTTGTGAATATTAGCGAAATTGAGGTGGAACTGGTGGAGTATGATTCTTCTAGAGTGCTCAACGCTGAAAAGGTTGAGATCTTGCAGTtcgaaaataattataatgagATTGATGAATCTGGTAGGAACGAGGATATTGgtgaaaacaaggacttgtggGAGGATGAGGATGATTGGGAGGAAATAGAAAGAACTGAGTTGGAGAAGCGTTTTGGTGCTGCTGTTGTATTTGTCGAATCCAGGAGCAACGATAATAGTCTCAGTGATGAAGTGAAGATGAAGCTTCATGGTTATTACCGAATTGCTACACAGGGTCCTTGCCACGAACCCCAGCCATTGACACTGAAGTTCTCTTCTGCTCGAGCTAAATG GATTGCATGGCGACAACTTGGGATTATGAGTCCAGAGCAGGCAATGGAGCAATATATCAGCCTTTTATCAGAAAGCATTCCCTATTGGATTGCAGAATATCCTTCTGTAATG GATAATGCTGAGCCGGCGTCGGAAGAGATCCATGCATCTGCAAAACTACCCTCGTGA
- the LOC108335282 gene encoding acyl-CoA-binding domain-containing protein 3 isoform X1: MEFLMWEIAFAIVLSLLLPSVFLKLLSVTPNFEAHEKVGVIGCGHDHGVKSDSKICETDEVVQIVGKIDEFGDKSILGKIRVPKIVDVDRGSPKIRNSKTIDEESSVYNEIELVNLAEDHVVDGSNKVVVNISEIEVELVEYDSSRVLNAEKVEILQFENNYNEIDESGRNEDIGENKDLWEDEDDWEEIERTELEKRFGAAVVFVESRSNDNSLSDEVKMKLHGYYRIATQGPCHEPQPLTLKFSSARAKWIAWRQLGIMSPEQAMEQYISLLSESIPYWIAEYPSVMVFYLVSFCSVGLNVMNQSSFILFLLNLPI; encoded by the exons ATGGAGTTTCTTATGTGGGAGATTGCCTTTGCCATAGTTCTTTCTCTTCTGCTTCCATCGGTTTTCCTCAAACTTCTCTCCGTTACCCCAAACTTCGAAGCTCATGAGAAAGTGGGTGTTATTGGGTGTGGTCATGATCATGGAGTTAAATCTGATTCTAAGATCTGCGAAACGGATGAAGTTGTTCAAATTGTGGGGAAAATTGATGAATTCGGAGACAAGTCCATACTGGGAAAAATAAGAGTCCCAAAAATTGTGGATGTGGATCGTGGATCGCCCAAGATACGCAATTCAAAGACGATTGATGAGGAGAGTAGTGTTTACAATGAAATTGAACTTGTGAATTTGGCTGAGGACCATGTTGTGGATGGGAGCAATAAAGTGGTTGTGAATATTAGCGAAATTGAGGTGGAACTGGTGGAGTATGATTCTTCTAGAGTGCTCAACGCTGAAAAGGTTGAGATCTTGCAGTtcgaaaataattataatgagATTGATGAATCTGGTAGGAACGAGGATATTGgtgaaaacaaggacttgtggGAGGATGAGGATGATTGGGAGGAAATAGAAAGAACTGAGTTGGAGAAGCGTTTTGGTGCTGCTGTTGTATTTGTCGAATCCAGGAGCAACGATAATAGTCTCAGTGATGAAGTGAAGATGAAGCTTCATGGTTATTACCGAATTGCTACACAGGGTCCTTGCCACGAACCCCAGCCATTGACACTGAAGTTCTCTTCTGCTCGAGCTAAATG GATTGCATGGCGACAACTTGGGATTATGAGTCCAGAGCAGGCAATGGAGCAATATATCAGCCTTTTATCAGAAAGCATTCCCTATTGGATTGCAGAATATCCTTCTGTAATGGTATTCTATTTGGTTTCTTTTTGTTCAGTTGGACTTAACGTGATGAACCAGAGTAGTTTTATCCTTTTTCTATTAAATCTTCCCATCTAA
- the LOC108335796 gene encoding uncharacterized protein LOC108335796 yields the protein MGVVIESSVWELNPSVYIFIFVCCCFSIFLFPHISNLNRTSTIFDHGTSHSFLRFQRNFLFVYSLASVMEGLWSVFGEYEFASYGIGRETMVKSLCYGYTTALFAAPFLGVFSDMIGHKKASLIFCILHFIFGVWKRISEQPSVFMSSICLSLANTIFSFSFENWMVTQHEKQGHRPDSLNDTYWLMSFFESSSFIASQMFANWLIGNDTEKNTAPSFVVIFFAATCFTFITRGWTESSGTASLKEYSRSFYAYILGDKRIWLLAWAQACLHFSIGIFWIIWAPTVVADGREVQLGLIYPCFLGSRMIGSTAFPCLTSGPSSLRTEDCLVFAYIILALLLSIVAYDYQEIRVLVTLFCLFHACVGFVLPSLARLRTMYVPNELRGGMMGFSLAPANGAILLSVMQGGYYRNVGNAALMAFGVCGLLLAAGCMHALKQWGKQPYNNWHKQ from the exons ATGGGAGTAGTCATTGAGAGCTCCGTTTGGGAACTAAATCCATCCGTATACATCTTCATCTTCGTTTGTTGCTGCTTCTCGATCTTTCTTTTCCCTCACATCTCTAACCTCAACAGAACCTCCACAATCTTCGACCATGGAACCTCTCACTCGTTTCTCCGTTTCCAGCGGAATTTCCTCTTCGTCTATTCTCTCGCATCAG TAATGGAAGGTCTATGGTCAGTGTTCGGGGAGTATGAATTTGCTTCGTATGGAATCGGCAGGGAAACTATGGTTAAGTCTCTGTGTTACGGATATACAACAGCTCTCTTCGCTGCTCCTTTCCTTGGCGTATTTTCGGATATGAT AGGTCACAAGAAAGCTAGTTTAATCTTTTGCATTCTACACTTCATTTTTGGCGTATGGAAGAGGATTTCAGAGCAGCCAAGTGTATTCATGAGTAGCATATGTCTCTCTCTGGCCAATACAATATTTTCATTCAGTTTTGAGAACTGGATGGTCACTCAACACGAAAAG CAAGGGCACAGACCTGATTCGCTTAATGATACATATTGGTTAATGTCTTTCTTTGAGTCTTCAAGTTTTATTGCCAGCCAAATGTTTGCAAATTGGCTTATTGGTAATGATACGGAAAAAAACACTGCTCCTtcatttgttgttattttttttgctGCCACATGCTTCACTTTTATCACCAGAGGATGGACAGAATCTTCTGGAACAGCATCTCTTAAGGAGTACAGTCGCTCCTTCTATGCCTACATTTTAGGTG ATAAAAGGATATGGTTGTTGGCGTGGGCACAAGCTTGCCTTCACTTCTCTATAGGAATTTTTTGGATCATTTGGGCGCCTACAGTGGTG GCTGATGGGCGAGAAGTGCAACTGGGCTTGATATATCCATGCTTTCTGGGCTCAAGAATGATAGGAAGCACTGCATTTCCGTGTCTCACTAGTGGACCTTCATCGCTTAGAACTGAGGACTGCCTAGTTTTCGCTTACATTATACTGGCTCTTCTTCTGTCTATTGTGGCTTATGACTATCAG GAAATTAGGGTTCTGGTGACGCTATTTTGCTTGTTTCATGCATGTGTTGGGTTTGTTTTACCATCACTTGCTAGATTGAGGACCAT GTATGTTCCTAATGAATTGCGTGGAGGGATGATGGGCTTCTCTCTTGCCCCTGCAAATGGAGCGATTCTGCTTTCTGTGATGCAG GGTGGATATTATCGGAATGTAGGAAATGCAGCATTAATGGCATTTGGTGTGTGTGGTTTATTGCTAGCAGCTGGTTGCATGCATGCCCTAAAGCAATGGGGTAAGCAACCGTATAACAACTGGCATAAGCAGTGA
- the LOC108335797 gene encoding probable prolyl 4-hydroxylase 9 isoform X2 yields the protein MKTKTVKGNWKWNWKTNRLGLPFVFLICIFFFLAGFFASSLFSHYQEREDDLRLMPRARTRLTEKSTEEETGYHLLQAGESGDDSITSIPFQVLSWYPRALYFPNFASAQQCESIVKKAKVGLKPSSLALRKGETEENTKGIRTSYGVFMSASEDETETLYAVEEKIARATKIPRSHGEAFNILRYEVGQKYNSHYDAFDYAEYGPQKSRRVASFLLYLTDVPEGGETMFPFENGFNMDGNYNFEDCIGLKVKPRKGDGLLFYSLLPNGTIDQVSILTP from the exons ATGAAAACCAAAACGGTTAAGGGAAATTGGAAATGGAATTGGAAGACGAACAGGCTCGGCTTGCCTTTCGTCTTCCTTATatgcatcttcttctttctcgcTGGATTCTTTGCTTCCAGTCTTTTCTCTCACTATCAG GAACGTGAAGATGACCTCAGGCTGATGCCGAGAGCGAGAACAAGGTTAACTGAAAAATCGACGGAGGAGGAGACTGGGTATCATTTGTTGCAAGCTGGAGAGTCCGGAGATGATTCCATTACATCGATTCCTTTTCAG GTTTTGAGTTGGTACCCTCGCGCTCTGTATTTTCCTAATTTTGCGAGTGCACAACAATGTGAAAGCATAGTTAAAAAGGCAAAAGTAGGACTCAAGCCATCATCATTAGCGTTACGTAAGGGAGAAACGGAGGAGAATACAAAGGGAATCAGAACAAG cTATGGTGTTTTTATGAGTGCTTCCGAGGATGAAACGGAGACTTTATATGCCGTTGAGGAGAAAATTGCCAGAGCAACAAAAATTCCTAGATCTCATGGAGAG GCATTTAATATCCTACGCTATGAGGTTGGACAGAAATACAATTCTCATTATGATGCATTTGATTATGCTGAATATGGCCCACAAAAGAGCCGACGG GTAGCTTCTTTTTTGCTGTATTTGACTGATGTTCCAGAAGGTGGGGAGACCATGTTTCCGTTTGAG AACGGATTCAACATGGACGGTAACTATAATTTCGAGGACTGTATTGGTTTAAAAGTAAAGCCACGCAAAGGAGATGGGCTTCTATTTTATTCACTATTACCTAATGGTACAATAGATCAG gTTTCAATTCTTACTCCATAA
- the LOC108335797 gene encoding probable prolyl 4-hydroxylase 9 isoform X1, which produces MKTKTVKGNWKWNWKTNRLGLPFVFLICIFFFLAGFFASSLFSHYQEREDDLRLMPRARTRLTEKSTEEETGYHLLQAGESGDDSITSIPFQVLSWYPRALYFPNFASAQQCESIVKKAKVGLKPSSLALRKGETEENTKGIRTSYGVFMSASEDETETLYAVEEKIARATKIPRSHGEAFNILRYEVGQKYNSHYDAFDYAEYGPQKSRRVASFLLYLTDVPEGGETMFPFENGFNMDGNYNFEDCIGLKVKPRKGDGLLFYSLLPNGTIDQTSLHGSCPVIKGEKWVATKWIRDQIQDD; this is translated from the exons ATGAAAACCAAAACGGTTAAGGGAAATTGGAAATGGAATTGGAAGACGAACAGGCTCGGCTTGCCTTTCGTCTTCCTTATatgcatcttcttctttctcgcTGGATTCTTTGCTTCCAGTCTTTTCTCTCACTATCAG GAACGTGAAGATGACCTCAGGCTGATGCCGAGAGCGAGAACAAGGTTAACTGAAAAATCGACGGAGGAGGAGACTGGGTATCATTTGTTGCAAGCTGGAGAGTCCGGAGATGATTCCATTACATCGATTCCTTTTCAG GTTTTGAGTTGGTACCCTCGCGCTCTGTATTTTCCTAATTTTGCGAGTGCACAACAATGTGAAAGCATAGTTAAAAAGGCAAAAGTAGGACTCAAGCCATCATCATTAGCGTTACGTAAGGGAGAAACGGAGGAGAATACAAAGGGAATCAGAACAAG cTATGGTGTTTTTATGAGTGCTTCCGAGGATGAAACGGAGACTTTATATGCCGTTGAGGAGAAAATTGCCAGAGCAACAAAAATTCCTAGATCTCATGGAGAG GCATTTAATATCCTACGCTATGAGGTTGGACAGAAATACAATTCTCATTATGATGCATTTGATTATGCTGAATATGGCCCACAAAAGAGCCGACGG GTAGCTTCTTTTTTGCTGTATTTGACTGATGTTCCAGAAGGTGGGGAGACCATGTTTCCGTTTGAG AACGGATTCAACATGGACGGTAACTATAATTTCGAGGACTGTATTGGTTTAAAAGTAAAGCCACGCAAAGGAGATGGGCTTCTATTTTATTCACTATTACCTAATGGTACAATAGATCAG ACATCACTCCACGGAAGCTGTCCCGTCATAAAAGGAGAGAAGTGGGTGGCAACAAAGTGGATAAGGGATCAAATACAAGACGATTAA
- the LOC108335818 gene encoding protein CONSERVED IN THE GREEN LINEAGE AND DIATOMS 27, chloroplastic, with amino-acid sequence MIRLNLYCSLIPSARQARPGSSYGSLIIHNHKASKFPHRISIKAKAIKDEMDGETSGSSGRSWDPGLEIEVPFEQRPVNEYSSLKDGVLYSWGELGPGSFFLRLGGLWLAVFTVLGGPIAAASFNPSREPLRFILAAGTGTLFIVSLIVLRIYLGWSYVGDRLLSAVIPYEESGWYDGQMWVKPPEILARDRLLGSYKVKPVVKLLKQTLVGTGALLVTGVMLFIFATPVENFLRTTFSTEEIKQTVPKVNTKLNLRKEELLKLPVEVITDDDLAAAAAEAADGRPVYCRDRYYRALAGGQYCKWDDLVK; translated from the exons ATGATTAGACTAAATCTCTACTGTTCATTAATTCCAAGTGCAAGACAAGCCAGACCAGGCAGCAGCTATGGCTCGTTGATCATCCATAATCACAAAGCTTCAAAATTTCCTCATCGGATTTCAATCAAGGCTAAGGCCATCAAAGATGAGATGGATGGAGAAACAAGCGGATCTTCAGGACGTAGCTGGGATCCTGGGTTGGAAATTGAGGTCCCTTTTGAGCAGAGACCG GTAAATGAGTACTCATCTCTGAAGGATGGAGTATTGTACTCTTGGGGGGAACTGGGTCCGGGGTCGTTCTTCCTTCGCCTGGGAGGTCTTTGGTTGGCAGTGTTTACAGTTCTTGGAGGGCCAATTGCGGCTGCAAGCTTTAATCCTTCTAGA GAGCCTCTAAGATTTATACTAGCTGCTGGAACAGGAACGCTCTTCATTGTGTCTTTGATCGTCTTGAGGATTTATTTG GGTTGGAGTTATGTTGGTGATAGACTTCTATCAGCGGTCATCCCTTATGAAGAAAGTGGATGGTATGACGGGCAGATGTGGGTCAAGCCGCCCGAG ATCCTAGCTCGTGATAGATTGTTGGGCTCTTACAAG GTTAAACCAGTCGTTAAATTGCTGAAGCAAACTCTAGTTGGGACAGGAGCATTGCTTGTCACAGGAGTTATGCTATTTATATTTGCTACACCGGTGGAGAATTTTCTTCGAACTACCTTTTCCACGGAAGAAATTAAACAAACCGTTCCCAAGGTTAACACAAAGCTCAACCTGAG AAAAGAGGAGTTGCTTAAATTGCCAGTGGAGGTGATAACTGATGATGATCTAGCAGCAGCAGCTGCTGAGGCTGCTGATGGAAGACCTGTCTATTGTAGGGATAGGTATTATCGAGCATTAGCAGGAGGACAATACTGCAAATGGGATGATCTGGTCAAATaa